The following coding sequences lie in one Rutidosis leptorrhynchoides isolate AG116_Rl617_1_P2 chromosome 4, CSIRO_AGI_Rlap_v1, whole genome shotgun sequence genomic window:
- the LOC139841097 gene encoding uncharacterized protein, with protein sequence MAPKPENAKKENWTQEMVLELFGWEGSAHDTRVFMHSIQNKSMNFPQPPEGRYYLVDKGYPDRKGYLVPYPKTRYHQSQFQKEPPNNMQEAFNRSHSSLRSYIERSFGILKKRFHILSEMPRFSVQTQIDVITATFALHNYIRTNSQEDIIFAIIDEHPNYIPRDELNDVNNHDIRTEGLFEGRRNEMKQVRNNIATSIWNDRH encoded by the exons ATGGCTCCTAAACCAGAGAATGCTAAGAAAGAAAACTGGACACAAGAAATGGTTTTGGAATTGT TCGGATGGGAGGGATCAGCACATGACACACGTGTTTTTATGCACTCAATCCaaaataagtcaatgaacttcccGCAACCACCTGAAG GTAGATATTATTTGGTTGATAAAGGATACCCGGACAGAAAGGGATACCTTGTTCCATATCCAAAGACAAGATACCATCAATCTCAATTTCAAAAAGAGCCCCCAAATAATATGCAAGAAGCATTCAACCGTTCACATTCATCTCTACGAAGTTATATTGAGAGGTCATTCGGAATTTTGAAGAAACGGTTTCACATACTTAGTGAAATGCCAAGGTTTAGTGTGCAAACACAAATTGATGTTATCACGGCTACATTTGCATTGCATAACTACATTCGTACTAATAGTCAAGAAGATATCATATTTGCAATAATCGATGAACATCCAAATTACATACCACGAGATGagcttaatgatgttaataatcatGACATACGCACCGAAGGACTATTTGAAGGAAGAAGGAATGAGATGAAACAAGTTCGTAACAATATTGCTACTTCAATATGGAATGATCGTCATTAA